ccCCTTACTTTGCTGAAATGATGCAACAGTTTAGCTTTGATGCTTCACTTTAATAGATTCCCTCacatctctttttcttttgcttgaaAGTTCAAGAACCGCAGAGGGCTCCACATGTTAAGGCGCAAGTCATGGGACCTGCAAAATTTAAACACTTACATGATtgctttcacatttttttattagactTTGTActtgtatttgtatttatatttgttaataaaaaatttaaaaaatatattattatattttaaaaatatcaaataaatcattatatttttaaacatatgattaatttaataaatgccAGTGTAATTTTAATCAAGATTGCTTAGGATAATCGTTTTTGCACAATTCCTTATACTCGTATATTCGATTACGCAAGAAGAGTAAATCACAAATTGAACCTTTCGACTTTATGTAAAAGAGAAATCAAACACACGACTTACCAAACTATATCAACAAATCACTTACCTTTTTACCATCCGACCTATGCTCTTAAAGTTTCAATCAAATTTACTTAGTAATTAAGATAGATGTCTTGTTAatgtttctaaaaatattttaattctattaacaATATCAATTCTATCCTCAATCAAAATAACCACACACAATTACAAacattaaaattgaatttaagattcaaattcaaaaaagcTTATACAatgactaatttaattattttcaaggTCGCCTtccattgaaaaataaaaaactgagcTTAATAGGTATTGCACAATTCCATCTCCAAGctggaattcatttttattaacaCAACACATACAATCACAGCCGCACATCAAGcattttaatatacataatagGCCAATACACTGCTTTCgaaaaataagtttgataagaGTACTCTCTAAGCTATTATTTACGTTGAACCAGTCTGTCACACAACCAGGCAGATGGCTATGGTGGGTTACTCAATCTGTGTAGAGAAGAGAAAACCAAGCTTTGTCTAGAACAGAATCCGCCGGTTGGTGATTGAGAGATTGAGCATCCTGCCACGATCATGCACTGGAGCCCTTGTGGAGCGAGCTCCAACGATTAGAAGGAATGGTCACACAAGCTTGTGCCGCAGCCGCGGCCAGCTGCTGCTTCTGGATGCCGGCATTGCACATGTTGGCAAAGGCGCGCGTGTGCTTCATTCCATACTGAGATAGTGATCCGCAATGCGTCTCAAATGTCCTCACCTGTACAGATGGTACAACAACTTAGTTTCAACAGACCAAGCCTCTCTCATTATGTGGGATCTCACTATGTGGGATCGATTATTATGAATTCTAGTTGTCCCCTCTTTTTTGTTCCATTCTATCAACGAGCTTATAGTCTTCATTTCACATGACTAGATCAATTTAATAGTTTCCTAAATGGAAATGCTACAACAAAATTTTGTGGGGGTGGTATAATGGTTCAAACTCCTCCCCCACCCCGGGTAGAAAGTCCATCTTGGCCTTTTACATATGACTATATCATTCTTGGGCAGATAATTTAATTCAAGTAGGGTACAGCAGAGCGGAGTAATTTATGATGACTAAGAAAATAATCGAAAATTACAATTgcttatagaaaaatatatatatatatatatgcgcttAGATATGAAAACTTACAAGAGTTTTAAGACAATCCCAGTCATCAACAAGAGGTTGCCCGGTGGGCCTGGCAGCCCTCAGCAACTCAGGACCTTTCTCCATTCCAAATAAAAGCCTCCCAATCATGTTCACGCTGTTGTCTACGTGCATTCTATGTGACAAAAACTCAACAAGCTGCTTCTGAGCTTCAAGTTTCTTGGAAGAGCCTTCTGGAGCCTTGTGGAACTGTCAATagtaacaaacaaaaaaaatgcagATCCGATAAGAAACAGGAAGGAAGGTAGAAAGTTCATAGCTTTACAATTTAACAGCTCCTTATTCGTTTCAATCAGTCAAAGGATGATATGTGGCAAtccctctttcttttttgtgttgAGCAAAAGATTATTTTACCCTTTTCTCTCACATTAGAAACCAGTAGAGAGCTACTAATGGTAGTTCCAGGAAATTAGCAGCATAAACTGCTGAAAGACCTACATGAGCTTTAAGAGATGCAGCCATCACCATAAAGAAATGtctaattatttgaatttttttcctatttttcccaagAACTGTGAGGATTTTGTGGGAATGTCTATTGATTTGCCAGCACCCTTGAAGTTTTTCCTTATTGCCTATTTGTTCAATATCCAACTCTTGTTCCCTTCCCCAATCTCTCAGCATCCTCCTCTAGATCACAGCTCTgacaatttttcatttatttttgaagagcataacaataaaaatattatggcAATAGCATTGCTTAGTTCAATATAGCACCGAATTGGTTGTACACAAACCTTGTGCCAGAAATGTACAAGATCAGCATCACGCTGGTTAACAGCTTTTAAAGATGGCCGCCGTGAGTTTTCATCAGTAAAAGTGGAGTTATCATTTGCAGGATTTGTGCCCATATAGAGAAAAAGCTTGTCATTGCTAATCTGTAGATCTCCATATTGCATAACATGTGAACCATAGTCACCAAACTCATTCAGAGTTCTCTCTTTAACCTGAAAACAACTATGTAGCATGAGATCAATATGAGACAAACAGAGGAGGTTATCTAGTAATTTGCTCAGCACAAACTTCCAGACAAAACCCTATCTCCTCCCCGCACTTCCCATTCACGGGGAAGAAATTATAGGCTCCCAATTTGTGCATCGCAAAACTACCTATGTACAAGCTTTGCTTAAGAAACAGTGCGTTTAAATTCCCAAAGATACTTCATCTCACAGGCTCTTACCACTTTGTATTGCTGCCGCAAAGATTCTGTCCGTAGATTGTGAATGTCACTGCCCAGAATAAAAGAGTTGTTAACACACAAAACATTTAGTCACTATTGAATACTGCATGTGGGTTTTTGATTTCCATGaaatgacaaaacatctaaacCGAGATGGGTAATGGAATGAGGAGTGTTGGTACAGGTCAAACTCGCCTTTTCCCaaattataaaagtaaatacCCCCACTAAGATATCTAGGAGGAAGTAGACTTGCTAAATACACAAAATAGGATAGGTATAATGTGCCTGAATGCATGTAACTCCTAAAAACTTGTTTGTTCTCAGGCACTCACTCTCAGTGAAGGGACCTAGCAACTATTCACAAGTTGTTAACTTACAAGTTTGAACTCAAACTAACTTATTTCCAAATGGCACAACATACATCCATGGACAATAATGCATGAGGAAACAATGTATAAGATTGTGTTTCTAAAGGGCATGTCACTTCATGCTTCATattcttccaaattccaatgACTAACTGTGTGATTGTATCCATTTAGCATTTTGGAACAAGAAAAATTGTAGTGGAGGGGGTAACAGATGCTCCAATTTTTTGATGAATCCTTTCcttttgggggtggggggtttCAATGTGGTTGACCAAGTTCAGGACCAATGAAAATGATTTATGGATAAAGGTGAACTACCCCTACCACAGTTTACACATCCCATCTTCCCAATACAGACGGGGGCCTGACATTTCAGAAAAATAGCCATCTCCATGATATGATGATAGGCAAAGCCAATCAAAGCAATAGTTGCACGAGATGGTAGTGTATTAGATCAAGTTAGATTCAGATGATCCAGCTACTTATTgatgtttatttttcttctttacaaaatACAACTACTGGTTATTTTTTGGAGCAGGTTGCACAGTGAATCAACTTCAACTAGTAAGTAGTTTGAATTCTGCGTTCTCAATTCAGCCAAACTACATGTAGAGAGCTGCATTCAATGTTGGTTAGCTATACATTGCAGTTAAGATTACTAGCAATATAATTGAACCCAGTCCTCATAATCTAGGAAGTTTTTCTTCTTCAGTTAAAGAAATCAGAAAAGTTCTGCGTACCTGTCCTCCATCCAGGAAACACTATATAAATCACCTAGACAGGTTCCATACAAATCAGCAATATCCCAGTACTCTCCAGGGCAGTAGGTTCCCCAGCTGTCCTCTACTGCATTAGCTGCTGTcgttacatatatatttaaacctTTTGGAAGAAGACCCTCAAAAATACTTCCAGATTCACAAGCTTCAACATAAAATACCTggaatttgtttcaaaataattacTTTCACCATGCTAATTTAGATTGCAATTAGCGTATTAAAATGAAGCCATTGCTTACCAAGGTTTTATAGTTCCCAGAAGCATGTTTCTTTTTCAAGACATCAATTACATCATTCGCATAAAGGTAAGGATATGTAGGCATCCCTGAATACACAGAAAAAGATGCATGAACCACACTACACTGTCACataattatctaaaaatctaCAGGAACAAGAaatcaagcctttatcctattatgtggggtcgactacatgaatCTTAGCTTCCTGTTCATTTATCTATGGGCTTATCTTATctcaaaatctaaaaaaaaaaaaaaatcacacaaaagagaataaaagaaaagaaaacacaagTAAATAGACAGCTAATGGTGTTTGACAAAtaaacattttttgttttgttttgttttttttcctatttcatCAACGAATAACTATACCCAACAAACAAAAACATGCCAAGACTTAATCCTACTAGGTGTTGTTGACCACGTGGATTCTAGTTCGCTAATCATCTCTATTTATGATTATATGTGCCATACATCCTTTATATCACATGTAACTAAGagtttcccaccaagtttttctcaatttccTCGCCTCTATTGCTACACAACTTCTTCCATATTAATCACATCATACACATCTTAACCTCAAGAAAAGTCATTCCCACCTTATCACAAATATCacatttctatttatttttattttattttttatttatcttttttttttgtgtgtgtgtgtgtgtgtgggggggggggggttgtgttGGTTATAGTTATTGTGTTTATCAATCAAAATTAGGCTTAGACTACacttctccctccctccctccctcctccTGATATATGCACCTATTGGTACTTTTGTTCTGATTTCCCCCATCTTAGGGTTTATGTTTCAAATTTTCTCATCGAGGATG
The Diospyros lotus cultivar Yz01 chromosome 12, ASM1463336v1, whole genome shotgun sequence DNA segment above includes these coding regions:
- the LOC127813895 gene encoding vacuolar-processing enzyme-like, with the protein product MYLAAAAGPASAPQLVPRLSLETAMIRFATAVAVLLHALSAGFSAAAGREIFVDKIRLPSEAAGFFRGSEDEDAIGTRWAVLVAGSNGYWNYRHQADICHAYQIMKKGGLKDENIIVFMYDDIAYDEDNPNPGVIINSPYGDDVYHGVPKDYTGEDVNVDNLIAVILGDKAALTGGSGKVVDSGPNDHIFIYYTDHGSAGLLGMPTYPYLYANDVIDVLKKKHASGNYKTLVFYVEACESGSIFEGLLPKGLNIYVTTAANAVEDSWGTYCPGEYWDIADLYGTCLGDLYSVSWMEDSDIHNLRTESLRQQYKVVKERTLNEFGDYGSHVMQYGDLQISNDKLFLYMGTNPANDNSTFTDENSRRPSLKAVNQRDADLVHFWHKFHKAPEGSSKKLEAQKQLVEFLSHRMHVDNSVNMIGRLLFGMEKGPELLRAARPTGQPLVDDWDCLKTLVRTFETHCGSLSQYGMKHTRAFANMCNAGIQKQQLAAAAAQACVTIPSNRWSSLHKGSSA